ACGATCTCTGGCATGAAATGAAAGACTCAGGCGTTATCGATAAAGTTGCTCTTGTTTACGGACAAATGAACGAGCCTCCTGGAGCAAGGATGAGAGTAGGCTTAAGTGCGCTTACGGTTGCGGAATATTTTAGAGATACCGCAAAACAGGATGTATTATTGTTTATTGATAATATTTTCAGATTTACACAGGCAGGCTCGGAAGTATCAGCACTTTTGGGACGTATGCCAAGCGCGGTAGGATATCAACCGACACTCGCTTCAGAAATGGGCGAACTTCAGGAAAGAATTACCAGTACAAAAGATGGTTCAATCACATCTGTTCAGGCAATTTATGTCCCTGCTGACGATTTAACCGATCCGGCACCTGCTACAACATTTGCATTCTTGGATGCTTCAACAGTACTTTCAAGACAAATTTCCGAGCTTGGAATTTATCCTGCTGTTGATCCTCTTGCCAGCACAAGCCGTGTGCTTGACCCGAGAATTATAGGCGATGATCATTATGACACAGCCAGAGGTGTTCAGCAGGTACTTCAAAGATATAAAGATTTGCAGGATATCATTGCAATTCTTGGTATGGACGAGCTTTCCGAAGAAGATAAAATCACCGTTTCAAGAGCAAGAAAACTTCAACGATTCCTCAGTCAGCCTTTCTTTGTTGCTGAAACATTTACAGGAACTCCGGGAAAATACGTTAAACTTGAAGATACAATTAAAGGGTTCAAAGAAATTCTTGAAGGCAAACATGATGAGCTTCCCGAACAGGCTTTTTATATGGTAGGCACAATAGAAGAAGTTCAGGAAAAAGCCGCAAAAATGGCAAGAGGCGAATAAAAAATGCCAAAAAAATTAAATCTTAAAATAATTACTCCCCAAAAAATCCTCCTTGAAGAAGAAGTTGATGCTGTTTATTCTCAATCTTTGGAAGGAGAATTCGGAATTCTTCCCGATCATATTTCTTACATGACACCGCTTGATATTGGGGTAACCGAATATATTAAGGATAACAAAAAAGAATTTATTTCTACTATGGGCGGAATTCTTCAGGTAAAAGACAATGCGGTTACGATACTTTCTGATTTGGCGGAACTCGGTGAACAGATTGATGTAGCAAGAGCAAACTCAGCAAAAGAAAGAGCAGAAACTCGTTTAAGAACAGGTGCCAAAGATATTGATGCTGATAGAGCGAATGCAGCTCTTTCTCGTGCAGTTGCCAGAATCCATGCCGCTTCCAAAATTAAATAACCTGTTTTTGTAAATTAAAAAGTGGGAATTTTTCAAAAAAATGTAACAATTCCTTAATGTTTCGGCTGAAAGATATTAATTTTTTTCTTTATGTTCGTTCTATAGTTAGAAAGAAAATTTAGCTGTTAACTGAACAAAAGGAGAAAGAAAAAATGATTAAACCTTTGGGAATGCAAAACCTAGGCTTTGGAAGAGTAGTAAAAGTTGGTAAAAATAATTTTGTAAATCCTGATGATGTAAAAAGACTTTATAGCCCTACTGATTCTGCGACGCTAATTTACTTTAGTAAATCTGCTCTGGCTGAAGACCATATTAAGGTGGATCTACCAATTGATAAGGTGGCAAATTTAATAAACACAAAGGCTTAGTATTGTTAAAACTAAAAATAGCGTATTTATATCCTGAATTATTAAACATATACGGTGACAAAGGCAATGTACTTGCCTTTGTTAATCGTTGTTTATGGCGAAATATAGATGCTGAAATCCATGAAATTCATCAGGGCGATAAAATTGACCCTGATTTATATGATTTTTATTTTATCGGCGGAGGGCAGGATCAGCAGCAAATTGCCGTAGCAGAGGAATTACAAAAACAAAAAGAAGCTTTGATTCAGGCAAGGGATAATATGGCTGTTTTTCTTACGATTTGTGGCGGGTATCAGCTTTTAGGGCATTATTATAAACCCCATGCCGGAGATGAGTTAAAAGGCATAAGCCTTTTAGATGCTTATACTGTTGCCGGAAATACGAGATATATCGGGAATGTGACAGTTAAAACAGATTTTGCTTTAAAAGAAAAAAATCTTGTCGGGTTTGAAAATCATAGCGGGCTGACTTATCTTCAGGGAGAAACAAAATCTCTGGGAAAAGTTGTTGTAGGCAATGGTAATAACGGGAAAGACAAAACAGAAGGCGCTTTTTATAATAATGTATTCGGAACTTATCTTCATGGTTCGTTTTTGCCAAAAAATCCGCATTTTACAGATTATTTAATAAAGCTTTCGCTTGAAAGAAATCATGGAAAAATAGAACTGGAGCCGCTTAATGATGAAATTGAGTGGGCTGCGCATAAAAAAGCTGTCGGCAGAAAATATTAAGAAGCTTTAATATCAATCCTGTTAAGAAGTAATTTTATTTGAAATTTCGTTTACTGTTTCAGATAAAATTTTGTTTGTTTGAATTTCTTCTTTCATTTTTTCGTAGGCATAAAGAATAGTTGTGTGTTTTCTTCCGCCAAAAGCGTTGCCGATTGAAGGGAAACTGGAGTTTGTCAGATTTCTGGAAAGATAAATAGCTATTTGCCTTACATAAGAAAATTCTTTTGCTCTTGATTGCCCTTTAATATCGGCTGATTCCATTGAAAAATGATTTGCGGTTATTTCGATTATTTTATCTAAAGTTAAATTTTTTCCGGAACCCGAGAAATTCATTATTTTTTTTACGGATTCAACCGTCATAGGACAGTCATTAATGCTTACGTAAGCAATCACCCTGTTTAAGCCGCCTTCAAGTTCGCGAATATTGTTTTGATAGGCAATTGCAATAATTTCCAGAACATCGTCAGGAACGTTTAAGTTCTCACGCTCCACTTTGTTTTTAAGAATAGCAATTCTTGTTTCTATATCAGGAATTTGAATATCGGCTAAAAGTCCCCATTCAAAACGGCTCCTGAGTCTTTCCGTAAGTGTGGGAATGTTTTTTGGAGGTCTGTCGCTGGTGATAATTATTTGTTTGCCTGATTCATAAAGAGTGTTAAAAGTATGAAAAATTTCTTCCTGCGTGTTTTCCTTTCCTTCAATAAACTGAATATCATCAAGAAGCAAGACATCCATTTGTCTGTATTTTGAGCGGAAGGCAGGCATTTTATCTGTCCTGATAGAGTTTATAAGTTCATTTGTAAAGGATTCGGTGCTTAAGTATTTGATTTTTAAATCAGGATGGTTTACAAGCACATAATGACCTATTGCCTGCATAAGATGGGTTTTGCCAAGACCCGAGCTTCCATATATAAATAAAGGGTTATGAGCCCTTCCTGGGGATTTTGCAACGGCAAAAGCGGCAGCATGTGCAAATTTGTCATGAGAGCCCACCACAAACGTGTCAAAAGTATATTTCAGGTTTAAATTATTTGAAATACTTTTTAGTGCATCAATCTGGTTTTCAGAGAGCGGAATATTTTTATTTTGCTTCGGCTCTTTCAGCTCTCTTGGTTTTTTTTCAGGTTTTAAGTCTGATAATTCGGGAAAATTCAATTTTTGTTGTATATTTTCAAATTTTTCAACTTTTATTTTGAGTTTGATATTTTTTTCTGTGACTTCTTTAAGGACTTTATTTATAAGGTCAAGATAGTTTTTATAAATCTTTTCTTTTGCTATATTGCTGTTTGTGGAAATTATAAGGTTGTTTTCATCTAAAGAATTGAATTTAACGGGTTTTATCCATGATTCATAAGCAGGAGTGCCAAGCGCTTCTGCCAATTTTTCCTGTATTTTTTCCCATGTTTTTAATTCTTCAGTCATGTTTGCCTTTTTCTTTCTCTATTATTTTAATACGATTTTTTTGCATGCCCAAATTAAATTTTAAACTCTAATTGCCAATTAATTTTCTTATTGTCATGTTGAGCAAAGCGAAACATCTGTCCCTTTTGGATTTTAGCTTAAATACTTTTTCGGACAGATTCTTCGGACTAAAGCCCTCAGAATGACAATACAAATATTTATGTAAATTTTGATTATCCAGGCAATTCACGTTAATTAATATTCTGCGTGTTTAAACCATCAGAATACGGCTAAGAAGCATTACCTATAGCATTCCCGCCCAGCAGGCTATTAGGTTTTTAAATATTTAATAAAAATTATACTTTTGTCGAATTAAATTAAAGTTAAAAAGAGCTAATATAATCAATATCAGAAGGTAACGAAACTTGTAGTAGTTACCTTCTGATATTTTTTTGCAAAAAGCGCTTTTTAATAAATTCCTTTAATATAATTAATTTCAGGTTTTTCTTTAAGCAAAATACCAATTAAATCAAACCTGAAGCCTTCGTAGCTGTTATTTGGATTTTGGCTTAAGTAAATTTCAGCCAGTTTTTGGATTTTATTAAATTTTTTTTCATCAACAGATTCAAGAGGATTGCCAAAAAAATTTGAACTCCTTGCTTTTACTTCTATAAAAACAAGGGTGTTTTTGTCTTGAGCTATTATGTCTATTTCTCCCATGCGCGAAAAACGCCAGTTTTTTTCTATTATTTTAAATCCCTGTTTTTCAAGAAAGCTCACAGCAAGGTTTTCACCCGCTTTGCCTTTTGAGAAATTCTGTTGTTTCATAATTTTTTCCTCTCCATTATTTTAGCAGGGAATATCTTAAAAAATAAGCAAAAAAAACCGGCTTTCGCCGATAAGTCTATCACATATTAGAGAGAGGAATTAGAGAGAAGGATTGAAGGAAGATTTTCACTGGTTGCATATAATGTTTTTTCCCCTTGAGGAACAAATTTAAACGTGCATTTCTGAAATTACAAAATTTCTTAACAAAACTTTACATTTAATATTTATTTGTAAAAAGCATGAGTGATAAAATTGTTTTAGTACATGTAAAAAAAATTAAGGATAAATAAATGACCATAGAATATAAAAAAGAGCTTGAAAAAATTAACGAAATTTTGAGTCAGGTTAGAGGCTGTCTTTGACCCTGAGTCATCAATAAACAGAATAAGCAGGCTTGAAAAAAAGCTTCAGGAACCCAATATTTGGGATAATCCGGCCGAAGCCCAGAAACTTTCGCAGGAATTAAGCGAAATTAAAAACTCTTTTGAAGAATATAAAAACTGGAAAACTCAGGCTGAAGAAGTTGAAATTCTCATTCAGCTGGCGGAAGAAGAGCAAGATGTGTCTGTTTATCAGGAAATAGAAGAGAGTCTTGAAAAATTGACTTTGGAATTGCAAAAATGGGAACTTCAGAAAAAGCTCGGAGGCGAGTATGACGTTTCGGATGCTATTTTGACGGTAAATGCGGGGGCTGGCGGGACTGATGCGCAGGATTGGGCGCAAATGCTTTTTAGGATGTATCTCAGGTGGGCTGAAGCAAAAGGATGGAAAACGGAAATCCTTGATACCTCCGAGGGGGAAGAAGCAGGAATAAAAAGCGCAACTGCAAAAGTCAGCGGAAAATATGCCTATGGCTACGCAAAAGCAGAAAAAGGAGTTCACAGGTTAGTCAGGATTTCTCCTTTTAACGCTAACGGCAAGCGTCAAACAAGCTTTGCTTCACTGGAAGTTAGTCCTGTTGTTCCCGATATTGAGTCAAAAGTTGAAATTAATTCTGATGAAATAGAAATTGAAACTATGCGAGCAGGCGGCGCAGGAGGTCAAAACGTAAATAAAGTTGAGTCTGCCGTAAGAATAATTCATAAACCGACAGGAATTGTCGTAAAATGTCAACAGGAACGCTCTCAGCTTCAGAACAGAGAAAACGCCATGCAGTTATTAGCTTCTAAACTCCTTGCGTTAAAACAGGCAGAGCATGAAAAGAAAACTTCTGAGCTTAAAGGTGAAGCTATGGATGTAAATTTCGGAAGCCAGATAAGGTCTTACGTTTTTCATCCGTACAGTCTTGTAAAAGACCATCGTACAAATTATGAAACAGGAAATGTTGATGCTGTTATGAACGGTGAAATTAATGAATTTATTGAAGCGTATCTGAAGAAATACTCATAAAAAGCAAGAAGGCAAACAAAAAAAATGAAAAACTTTTCTTTTAAAAACATCATAAAAATCTTACTATTATTAGCTTTTTTAATTTTGGTTGTTATAAGTTTTTTTATTGAACCTAATGAGATTGTTGTTAATAAAATAACTATAAAACTTAATCATTGGAATAAAAAACACGATAATCTCAGAATAGCTATAATTTCAGATATTCATGCAGGCGCCCCTTTTATCAATTCTAAAAAGCTGGAAAAAATTGTAGAACTATCCAATAAAGAAAAGCCGGATTTAATTTTATTACCGGGTGATTTTGTAAGTCATGGTGTTATTGGAGAAAAATTTGTAAAACCTGAGCTTGTGGCTGATATTTTATCAAAATTAAAATCAAAATACGGAATAATAGCTGTTCTTGGAAATAATGACTGGAAATATAACGGGAAAAAAGTTGACGCAGTTTTAGAAAATAAAAAAATAACAGTATTAGAAAACAATGTCAAAGAATTGCTTATTAATGGTAAACCTTTATGGATTGCAGGAGTTGCAGATTTAATGGAAAGGTTTCCCGAGATTGATACGACTTTAAGTAAAGTAAAAGACAACAGTCCTGTTTTATTATTAAGTCATAATCCCGATGTATTCCCTTTTGTGCCTGAAAGGGTAAGTTTGACTATATCAGGACATACACACGGAGGGCAGGTAAATCTTCCTGTCTTCGGCAGATTAGTTGTCCCATCCGGCTTTGGTCAGCGTTATGCTTTCGGTCATGTGCATGAAAATAACAAAGATTTATTTGTCAGTACAGGTATTGGCACAAGCATAATTCCTGTGAGATTTAAAGTCGTCCCTGAAATTGAAATTATCACTGTTAAAAGCAAATAAATTATTTTTATTTTTAACAATGTACCGGCTCTTTTTCTGTAGGTTTTAAACCTGAAGCTTCTCTCTCAATGCGACCGGTTTTAACTTCAAAAGGTTTAGTTGAAAAATTTTGTTTTAAATATTCAAGAAGTCCGCTCTGGTGATTGAAAGGATAAATTTTAACATTTGGTTCATGAGGTTCTTTTTTCAAACTGGACATTCCGCTTGCACCTTGCATAAGGTAGGTATCATAAACCACCGTGTATTTTTTATTGTCAGGCATTTTATCCAAACATTCGCCCAGGCTACCATTTTTGTTGATTAAATAAACATTTTTTACTTTATTATCTTTACCAATCGTATATCTCATACCGCCGACCTGTAATAAACCAAGGGTTGGTTTAGGAAATGTTGAGGTTTCTACGCCCCAATTAAGAGCATCAAATAATTGTTTTTTTGTAAAAGTCGCTTCTACCATAGTTACACTATGGGTAAAAGGAAAAGCATCTTTTATATTTTTTGTAGTAATCTCACCTTTTGGAAGATCTGCTTTAATTTCCCCTGAATTTATCAGTGCTATTTGAATGTTAGACTGCGGGCTTATTTTATTTGCTATCCAGAGCATTGAATCAGCCAACAGGTTTGCAACAGGATTTTCTTCTGTTTTTCTTTTTTTGCATTCTAAACTTTGATTGGAATAACTTATCACTTTATTATTTTGCAGGATTTTTTCTTCTAATTTTACAACTTCTGTGGATATAGGATATTCCTTTGTGTTTTTAATTTTATTTTTGCATTTATCGGGTATCAGAACCCCATCATCATTAAATACAGTTTTCAAAATTCCAAAAGTCCCTAAGTCCTCGGTATCTTTATTGTCATCATTTGCAGCTTCAGCGGATACAACTTTTACGGGTTCGCCTCGTTCTGATACAGACCAGCTGTCGACTTTTTTATGATCATGTCCTCCAATAATTACGTCAATACCGCCAATCTTTGCAAGATTTTTGTAATATTCAAAATGTTGTTTGGATTTTTCTCCGGTATGGGCTAATAAGAAAATTTTGTTTATACCCTGTTTTTCCAATATTTTTACTTCTTGTTTTACTGCTTTTACTGTTTTTTCAAAATCTTTTACAGAAACATAATCGTTAAAATCTGCTTTAAAAATAAGTTCCGCAGAATCAAAAGCAGTAACCCCGATAACGCCGACACGTTCTCCTTTTCGTTCAATAACTGTTGATTTTGCTATTTTATTTTCCATTTCGTTAGGTTTTGAAAAAGAAAGATTTGCTGACAGGAATTTAAAACTTGGTTTTGCTATTTCAATAGCTTTAGCCCAGTAGTTGCCGCCTTCTATTTCATGATTTCCTGCGCAGGAAGCGTCTAATCCGATTAAATTCATTAATTTAATCAGTAAAATATTTGGCTCTAAATCACTGGCAAAATTTATATCTCCTCCGGCAAATTTTAGAGTTCTTTTGTCTTTATTTTCTCTGTCAAATTCATCAACAGCAGTCTTAAAGTGCTTTATATTGTCTACTTTGGCGTGTACATCATTGAAATATAAAACATTAAAATCTGTATTGCCTCTGAAAGATATGGGAAACATTGTCGAGTTCTCTTTTATAGTAGATTCTATCTATGTAAAACCCAAACATAAAAAAATTTACCTGTACAGCATATAATGTTAAGAATAATTAAGAACAGTTTTTTTGATTTGTTTTAATATAAAAATATTTATACAAATAGCGAATTTTAATATCTTAATATTGCTTTTAAAATTAATTTCATCTTTATAAAAACAGGATGGAAAAAATGATTGATGAAAAAATATTCAAATTATCCACGGAAGGGCTGAGCTTAAGCGATCGCAAAAAAGCGTTGAATGAGTATATTGGTCATGTTGACGAGCAAAGTAAGCATTTTTTGGGATATCAAAATGTCCAAACATTAAATTATGAAGAGGATATAAAAGAATTTTTAAATTTTCACGTTAATAATATTGGAGATCCGTTTGTTTCAGGGAATTATACACCTAACAGCAAAGCTATAGAAAGAGCTGTACTGGATTATTATGCCAAACTCTGGAATGCAAAGACTCCTCATGATTTTAAAGATCCAGAGAGTTATTGGGGTTATTCATTAACAATGGGCAGTACAGAAGGAAACCTTTACGGAATTTGGAATGCCAGAGATTATTTGTCAGGGAAAAAACTTTTGATTGATAATGGAAACGAACATAAAAACGGAAAACACAGGACACAATATATTCATGCGCTTTCTTCACAGGGCAATCCAAATGCTTACAGGCCTGTAGCGTTTTTTTCCGAAGATACTCATTATTCAATCATTAAAGCAATGCGTGTTCTTCAGATTCCAACTTTTTATGATATAGGCAAAAATCTTTATCCGTGCCAAAATCCTCTAAGTTTGACAGGAGAGTGGACGAAAGACTTTTTCGAAGTACCGTCATTGAACGGCAGCAAGGGAACAGGGGCAATAGATGTAGAAAAACTCTCTATTCTTGTGGAGTTTTTTGCAGCAAAGGGGTATCCTATCCTCGTTGTTTGTAATTATGGAACAACTTTTAAGGGTGCTTATGATGATGTTCAAGCAATAGGCGAAAAATTAATGCCGATTTTTGAGAAATACGGACTGGTAAATAGGGAAGTTATTTATGATGAGCAAGGGCATTCGGATGTTCGCAACGGTTATTGGATTCATGTTGACGGTGCGTTAGGCGCATCATACATGCCTTTTCTGGAAATGGCTTATAATCGGGGCGAAATAGCCGAGCGAGGTCCGATTTTTGATTTTCGTCTTCCGTATGTTAATTCTATTGTTACAAGCGGGCATAAATGGGTTGGGACTCCATGGCCAAGCGGGATTTTTATGACAAAGGTTAAATATCAGTTAATTCCCCCTGATGCTCCGGAATATATAGGCTCTCCCGATACCACGTTTGCCGGATCCCGTAATGGTTTATCACCTGTAATTTTGTGGGATTTTCTTGCTCAAAATTCTTACCAGAATTTAATTGACAGGGCTGTGCGTTGCGAAAATCTTGCAAATTATGCGGAAGAACAGCTTAAAACAGTTCAGAAATACCACCCTGAGCTTGATTTGTTTATTGAGCGAACACCTTTATCGTTAACAGTACGTTTTAGAAAACCTAATGGCAGGATTGTTTATAAACATTCGCTTTCTTGCGAGACCCTATTAATTAATGATGAAGAAAGACATTATGCACATATATTTACTATGGATTCGGTAACTAAAGAGCAGATTGACGAGTTTATAAGTGAGCTTAAAGAGCCTGATGCTTTTGATGCCGAAAAAATATCCGCAAAACTCAAACGAAAAACAACTCGAAAAGCAGCTTTTTTAAGCGAACGTGAACGTGGTTGGAGATAAAGTTTTTAAATAAACTTATAATGTAATAAAATAATCTTGTACAAAATTTAAAAGGTGAAAAAATGTCTGGAGAAAAAAAATATATTTTTATAACAGGAACTTCTTCCGGAATAGGAAAAGTTTCAGCCATTACCCTTGCAAAAAAGGGGTTTCATGTTTTTGCAGGGGTTAGAAAGCAAGAAGATGCAGAAAATTTAAAAGCAGAAAACCCGGATATTACACCGATTTTTATAGATGTAACAAATCAGGATTCAGTTAACGGGGCTTTTAACAAAATTTCGGAAATAACAGCAGATAAGGGACTTTACGGTCTTGTGAATAATGCGGGGATAGCAGTAGCAGGTCCGCTAGAGTTTTTGCCGATAGACAGGTTAAGGCTTCAGCTAGAAATAAACGTGATCGGGCAAATAAGCGTTATTCAAAAAATGCTTCCGCTTATAAGAAAAGGACAGGGAAGAATTATAAATATAAGTTCTATAGCGGGATTTACCGCTTTTCCGTTCAAAGGTGCTTATGCTGCTTCAAAATTTGCTGTTGAAGCCTTGTCAGACTCCTTAAGAAGAGAATTAAGACCGTGGAAAATACCGATTTCTATTGTTGAGCCGGGTGTTATAAAAACTCCTATCTGGCAAAAATCAATAAACCTCGTGGAAGAAATAGTCGCAGAAATGCCTTCCGAAGCCGAAAAATATTACGGTGCCGTTTACCGGAACCTGTTAGAAAGAACTTTGAAAAGGGTTGAAAGAAGCGGATCAGCTCCCGAGCAAGTAGCCAATGCAATATTTCACGCTTTAACTTCCAAAAAGCCTAAAACACGTTATCTTGTCGGACAAGATGCGCATTTTCTCTCGAAAATTTTAACAAAGTTGCCGGATTCTCTTATAGACACATTTATTTGTAAACGTGTCGGACTTGATAAATGCGAGTTTGAGACTAATTAACCAGAATTGCCGATTAAATTTATGAATCAACCCATTTTATTTCTTATAGATTGCTTCGCTATGCTCGCAATGACGATTTTAGCGATTTAATAATTCGAGTAAACTAAAGATTCGTTATTTTTTAGAGCTGATTTTCTTAAATTTTAAATATAGTAATTTGTTTTTGTAAATTTTCAGCGATTCTGGCTAAAGAATTTGAACTTGCGCTGATTTCTTCAAGACTTGCGGTTTGTTCTTCTGTAGTGCTGGAAATTTCTTCTGCGCTTGCGGCTGTTTCTTCTGTCACTTCGGCAATGTTTTCAATCATTTGAACAAGGTCGTCAGAGTTTTTTGTAACACCGTCAATATCTTTGTTTATGCTTTGGATTTCATTATTGGTTTTTTTAACTTGAGTTATGATATCAACCAAAGCGTTTCCTGCTTCATTTATTACTAAAACACCGTCCTCAACTTCTTTTGAAGCTTTATTTGTTGTTGTAACAGCCAAATTTGTTTTACTTTGAATTTCTTTAATCATGTTTGCAATTTTGTCTGTTGCTCCTGCTGATTGAGTTGCAAGCTTTTTTACTTCGTCTGCAACAACGGCAAAGCCTTTTCCATGTTCACCGGCTCTGGCTGCTTCTATTGCCGCATTAAGAGCAAGAAGATTTGTTTGGCTTGCAATATTTTTAATTAATTCGAGGATTTGTTCAATTTCCGAACTTAATTTTCCAAGAGAATCTATGGTTAATGAAATTTCCCCTGTAGCCTGTTTAATGCTTTTCATTTTATCAACGGCATTATAAACCTGCTCTTTTCCTGAGGCTGCAGTTTTTTCAGTGTTATTCCCAAGTTCAGAAATACTACGCGCTTCTCCAGAAATATTTTGAAGTACTTTATTCATTTTATTAATATTTGAAGCTCCTGCTTCAATATTTTTCGAAATCTGCTGTGTTCCTATTGCAAGTTGTTCCACGCTTGTCGAAACTTGTTGCGCTCCCTGAGCTGTTTGGTCAGCTGCTGCATTTAATTCTTCCGAACCCGCAGAAATTTCTTCAACTGATATAGAGACCTGTTGAATTAATATTTTTAAATTTTCAGCCATTTTATTAAATATAACAGCTAAATCAGCAACTTCGTCTTTTGTCTCCGGAGTAATTTTAATTGTTAAGTCGCCTTCCGCTATTTTTAAAGAATTTGTTTCCATGTTCTTTAAAGCGTTAGTTAAAGATAAGTAAAAACCGGCAAATAAATATCCGATTATAGAAAGAACCAACAATGTGTAGAAAATTGCTACAGGTTTCTGATCTTCATATTTTCTTACTCTTTTTGTAACTAACTGTCCTTCTTTTTGGGCAACAGAATCATAAAATTTCATGTTGTTGCTTAAAGCCTTGCTTGAAGCTGATTTTAACTGCGTTAAAGAAACAGTTTTTTTATCAATAATTTTATTCAATAAAACAAGAAATTCTTTGTTTGCCGAATAAGCATTATTAAAAGAAGGGTCGAGATCAGTTTTTGTAGATGGGTTAAATCCGTACACAACGGAAATATCCGATTTTAAAATTTCGTTTATTTCGTCTATAAGCGTGGAAAGTTGTATTAATTCTTTTTGGTTATTTTCATTCCCGATTAAG
This is a stretch of genomic DNA from bacterium. It encodes these proteins:
- a CDS encoding methyl-accepting chemotaxis protein, which encodes MKKMFNFSVLIMNKLKYAQKFALLGLSVVILTVGIIYLLLSNLQSQADFSIKENLGLEYINPLRNLLFNVQDYRDLSYQGKTPSTEEINKYVKLTDEADKKLNQTLQVKEDWQKIKTNLQNANDFDKQTVVVNQVITLISHINDTSNLVLDPDLDTYYLMDVYSLKLPNLLEKINQAKILGTKNLIGNENNQKELIQLSTLIDEINEILKSDISVVYGFNPSTKTDLDPSFNNAYSANKEFLVLLNKIIDKKTVSLTQLKSASSKALSNNMKFYDSVAQKEGQLVTKRVRKYEDQKPVAIFYTLLVLSIIGYLFAGFYLSLTNALKNMETNSLKIAEGDLTIKITPETKDEVADLAVIFNKMAENLKILIQQVSISVEEISAGSEELNAAADQTAQGAQQVSTSVEQLAIGTQQISKNIEAGASNINKMNKVLQNISGEARSISELGNNTEKTAASGKEQVYNAVDKMKSIKQATGEISLTIDSLGKLSSEIEQILELIKNIASQTNLLALNAAIEAARAGEHGKGFAVVADEVKKLATQSAGATDKIANMIKEIQSKTNLAVTTTNKASKEVEDGVLVINEAGNALVDIITQVKKTNNEIQSINKDIDGVTKNSDDLVQMIENIAEVTEETAASAEEISSTTEEQTASLEEISASSNSLARIAENLQKQITIFKI
- a CDS encoding SDR family oxidoreductase gives rise to the protein MSGEKKYIFITGTSSGIGKVSAITLAKKGFHVFAGVRKQEDAENLKAENPDITPIFIDVTNQDSVNGAFNKISEITADKGLYGLVNNAGIAVAGPLEFLPIDRLRLQLEINVIGQISVIQKMLPLIRKGQGRIINISSIAGFTAFPFKGAYAASKFAVEALSDSLRRELRPWKIPISIVEPGVIKTPIWQKSINLVEEIVAEMPSEAEKYYGAVYRNLLERTLKRVERSGSAPEQVANAIFHALTSKKPKTRYLVGQDAHFLSKILTKLPDSLIDTFICKRVGLDKCEFETN
- a CDS encoding pyridoxal-dependent decarboxylase, translating into MIDEKIFKLSTEGLSLSDRKKALNEYIGHVDEQSKHFLGYQNVQTLNYEEDIKEFLNFHVNNIGDPFVSGNYTPNSKAIERAVLDYYAKLWNAKTPHDFKDPESYWGYSLTMGSTEGNLYGIWNARDYLSGKKLLIDNGNEHKNGKHRTQYIHALSSQGNPNAYRPVAFFSEDTHYSIIKAMRVLQIPTFYDIGKNLYPCQNPLSLTGEWTKDFFEVPSLNGSKGTGAIDVEKLSILVEFFAAKGYPILVVCNYGTTFKGAYDDVQAIGEKLMPIFEKYGLVNREVIYDEQGHSDVRNGYWIHVDGALGASYMPFLEMAYNRGEIAERGPIFDFRLPYVNSIVTSGHKWVGTPWPSGIFMTKVKYQLIPPDAPEYIGSPDTTFAGSRNGLSPVILWDFLAQNSYQNLIDRAVRCENLANYAEEQLKTVQKYHPELDLFIERTPLSLTVRFRKPNGRIVYKHSLSCETLLINDEERHYAHIFTMDSVTKEQIDEFISELKEPDAFDAEKISAKLKRKTTRKAAFLSERERGWR